The genomic region tacctggtttcctcccatgccatggcagttctagttacctggtttcctcccatgccatggcagttctagttacctggtttcctcccatgccatggcagttctagttacctggtttcctcccatgCAATGGCAGTTCTAGatgcctggtttcctcccatgCAATGGCAGTTCTAGAtacctggtttcctcccatgccatggcagttctagatacctggtttcctcccatgCCATGGCAGTTCTAGTTACCTGCTTTCCTCCCATGCCATGGCAGTTCTAGTTACCTGCTTTCCTCCCATGCCATGGCAGTTCTAGttacctggtttcctcccatgccatggcagttctagatacctggtttcctcccatgCCATGGCAGTTCTAGATACCTGGTTTCCGTCCATGCCATGGCAGTTCCAGATACCTGGTTTCCTCCCATTCCATGGCAGTTCTAGATACCTGGTTTCCCCCCATGCCATGGCAGTTCTAGAtacctggtttcctcccatgCCATGGCAGTTCCAGATACCTAGTTTCCTCCCATGCCATGGCAGTTCTAGTTACCTGGTTCCTCCCATGCCATGGCAGTTCTAGATACCTGGTTTGTGACTGTTACCTGGTTGCCTCCCATGTCATGGCAGTTCTAGttacctggtttcctcccatgCCATGGCAGTTCTAGTTACCTGGTTGCCTCCCATGCCATGGCAGTTCTAGAtacctggtttcctcccatgCCATGGCAGTTCTCGTTACCTTGTTTCCTCCCATGCCATGGCAGTTCTAAttacctggtttcctcccatgCCATGGCAGTTCTAGTACCTGATTTCCTCCCATGCCATGGCAGTTCTAGttacctggtttcctcccatgccatggcagttctagatacctggtttcctcccatgCCATGGCAGTTCTCGTTACCTTGTTTCCTCCCATGCCATGGCAGTTCTAAttacctggtttcctcccatgCCATGGCCGTTCTAACtacctggtttcctcccatgCCATGGCCGTTCTAACtacctggtttcctcccatgCCATGGCAGTTGAAGATGCCAACTTTCTCGTTCTCCTTCCGGGCCATGTTGTCCAGACACTGGTTAGTCTCCACGTTACGGatctgacagaacaacacacaacCAACAATTATCACtgattgaatgtgtgtgtgtttagtgtgtgcgTGTTGTATGTTTAGCGTGGGTGCACCTCTCCCAGTGAGTAGTAGTGTCGTGGTATCTGGGAGTCAGGATAGACGTTCTCCAGGTACCAGCTGAAAGGTTTACACTGCAGCTTCTGTCTCAGAGACGAGCGAGACGTGATGTCACCATAGTCCACCTTTGTCACACCTGAAACACAGCGTTTTCCATTAGCGTCAGAATCTGTCCAATGCTTTTCTATGGTcttattttggacctaagcttgtcgcctgcGACTCCCATTAGTAGGGAGGAGccatgagcatctcgtcattatatagcCTACAGATTTCTGGTTGCAGTCGAATTTCTTTACACCAGTGGGAGAGAGCATGATTCTCGTGAATTTGCATATCCCATGTACTGTCACTGGTAACGATGAGTGGAAATCCATGACTTAACCTAATTATTGTTTACTGACACAAAATCATTGATTTTCTTTTACGTTTCACATaaccagtgtcacgccctgaccatagagagacattatttctctatggtgtagtaggtcagggtgtgactgggggttgttctagttagttatttctatgtggggttctggGTTATTATTTCTGTCTGTgattggtatgattcccaattagaggcagctggtaatcgttgtctctcattggggatcatatttaggtagccttttttccacctgtgttttatgggatattgttttgtgtttgtgcatgtgcaccacgtagtcacgttttgttgttagtttattgttttgttgttgctaAGTTTCACTATTAAataattatgtggaactcaacattcgCTGCGCCTTGATCCGTCTCTACAAACGAACATGACAGCCAGCCACAGGGAGTGGCCTAGGCTATTTACTGTGTGCTGATTGACAACTGAACAGCAAGTGTTGACTAGTTTATAAAAAGTGTCGAACTGACTGAATAAATTCTCCTACATCCCTTGCCATTCAACATGGTTATATGTCCATGTTGTCGCATAGTGACAAGTCAACCTAAGGATTTCCTAGGTTTCCTTTACTAGGATGTCGGGGCTTGCTAGACAGGGACGATAAAGTGAGCGACTCATCTCGTCAGTATGTAGCCTACCGAATGGCATCGGAGAGACGTTCATTTGGCTCCCTAATTTGCATAGTTTGGCTCCCTAATGTTTGGCAATTATCTGCAGATAAATTATGAAAACATTCGATGAAGATGATGAATCATCACTGAAGGAACAATAGACAGTGGAGAGCCTCATTCTGGTCAAAATATGATAATTAGGCCCTCAAGAAACCCAGGCATTAAAAcggaattcaacaatattcacAAATGTATTGACCTTAAACTTCCCCCAAATGATCATAAGACAGGAACAGAATGCATCACTGATTCGTATTTCCTGCAACTATCTAAGTGAAGAGGCAACGAGAATGCCCCTGTCTGTTTCTGCAGTGCACGAGGCTACCACTTTGTGTAACCGTTAGTGATGAAGCTAAtgtcttctggtagatggaaaggctccCAAAAAACTTCTCAATgaaatgttaactacaaagtagccttGCTTCCCTGGCAGATTGATATCAGGGTTATTTCATCAACCTAGTGGGTGTTTGTTTTATCTACCATCATATGTGGCTACAAAAACCCTGctcaacaacagcctcttgctaggtgcgcacttgaattaaagggtaaATACACCCCGAAAAAACAAGTATCAGATTtatcccagacctcaaaagtgatctcctgatgtggtttaagcattgttaaGTATTTGGAACATCCAATgtgattttgagagtgaaaaAGGGGAAAATGGAAACCTGGAAAAACAAAACCTTAAATATATTATTCAAGATAAGGTGGGCTATTTACTTCATTTTTCTGTTTTAATAAAATACATAATTTGAAGAACAAATATAATTGTGGCAATCCATATGTTGTAGTAAAAGTGTAAATACCAGTTTAAATCAAGAGAAGATTTAATATTCTCCTACTTAGAAAATAGTCCTGGTCATATAGGCATAGACCTAGACAACTAACAATACCAAAACAAGGAACAATATACTGAATTCATCCTTTTGTTGTCATTTCAATTGCAAAGTCATGTCTTTCTACATAATACCGCAACACATTTTTTCCAATCTGGGACATAAACTCGATAAAGTATTCAATATTTCCACTGTGTATTTCAGATGGAATCAAGTTGTTACAATGTACCAGAGACCACCAAAATAGAGCTGCTTCGGCCTGGCTGGCTACTTTTCTATTTGACTGGCTACTCTATGTAGTGGTGGAAAACACCCAACACACGTCACCATGGTCACAATCACCAACTACCAAAGGACTGGAAGAATCTTACAAACATGTTTCTCATAGTGTGTTTGATATTCTCTGGATTAGGGATTGTTATTACAGTAAGGGGAAGCAGTGAACACTAAACTTCCTGTTAGTGGAAGAGAGGTGAACCTTTGTCCTTGTTCTCGCCGTCCTCTACCTGATCtgtgcaggggtgtgtgtgtctgtgtgtctgtcagtggtgAGATGGCAAGGTTAATAGAGACTGTGTAGCATGAAATtatcctgtcccccccccccctcgcctCGCTCTGTCAGGTCACCACGGCAACATCACATTGTTAATGGGgggcctggttggccctgtccgggggtatagttggacggggccacagtgtctcccgacccctcctatctcagcctccagtaattatgctgcaatagtttattggggggctagggtcagtctgttatatctggagaatTTTCTTATCCGGCATCTTGTGTGaacttaagtatgctccctctagttctctctctccccatttatctctctctctctctttctctctctcagaggacctgagccctagcaccatgcctcaggattacctggtctgatgactccttgctgtccccagtccacctggtcatgctgttgctccagtttcaactgttctgcctgcggaaatggaaccctgacctgttcaccggacgtgctacctgtcccagacctgcagttttcgactctctctctctaccacacctgctgtctctaactctgaatgatcggctatgaaaagccaactgacatttactcccgaggtgctgacctgttgcaccctctacaaccactgtgattattattatttgaccatgctggtcatctatgaacatttgaacatcttggccatgttctgttataatctccacccggcacagccagaagaggactggcctcccctcagagccaggttcctctctatgtttcttcctaggttctggcctttctagggagtttttcctagccaccgtgcttctatatCTGCACTGCTtgcagtttggggttttaggctgagtttctgtatagcacgttgtgacatcagctgatataaaaagggcttgataaatacatttgattgattgattggagaATACATATCTGGCTTCTGTTTGGAAACAGCCCCCGACACACAGCAACTCGCCCCTCCCTCAGACTCACCAGGGGAGATGATGTAGAAGAAGTTTTTGAACTGGTCCATCCAGACCTCGGCCAGGCGTCTGTTGTTCTTATTGATGATCTGACCCGTTCCCCCTGGAAACGTGTAGGGCGTGGCCTTCCGGAACACGTGACCCACGTGAGAACACGTCACGATCTCCAACGTCCCCCCGCACTGCCAGATCTACAACACACCAGAAACACTCATGTTACAACTACATACAACTACAcaaccctgtgtatgtgtgtgtaggtgcacATTTCTCTGGCTAGCTAACGGAGAATTCCATCCAGCTACTATAGCAAGATACTTAGCAACGCTAACAGTACTTGTAccaccacactttctccctcacctcaaactttccaaatgccagtTGTTTTTCGGTTACAGCTCATGAAGTATGCTTCATCACCCGTCTTCTCACCTATCTTTTTGTTATCGtccaggggacgcgctgctgtaactggCAAACTGCCTCTGCACCATACTGCTGTCTTTCAGAACACCCTGATTCTGTAACTAACACATtggttgtctcttctctcttcaggCGCAGGCTGCATTCTGTTGTTATGTGAatgattggctgagccttggacaCAGACAGAGTTGCTCCAAACCTGCATCGCTCGTTTGCTTACAAACCTGCATCGCTCGTTCGCTTACAAACCTGCATCGCTCGTTCGCTTACAAACCTGCATCGCTCGTTCGCTTACAAACCTGCATCCGTTCGCTTACAAACCTGCATCGCTCGTTCGCTTACAAACCTGCATCGCTCGTTCGCTTACAAACCTGCATCGCTCGTTCGCTTACAAACCTGCATCGCTCGTTCGCTTACAAACCTGCATCGCTCGTTCGCTTACAAACCTGCATCGCTCGTTCGCTTACAAACCTGCATCGCTCGTTCGCTTACAAACCTGCATCGCTCGTTCGCTTACAAACCTGCATCGCTCGTTCGCTTACAAACCTGCATCGCTCGTTAACACAAACCTGCATCGCTCGTTCGCTTACAAACCTGCATCGCTCGTTCGCTTACAAACCTGCATCGCTCGTTCGCTTACAAACCTTCATCGCTCGTTCGCTTACAAACCTGCATCGCTCGTTCGCTTACAAAACCTTCGCTTACAAACCTGCATCGCTCGTTCGCTTACAAACCTGCATCGCTTACAAACCTGCATCGCTCGTTCGCTTACAAACCTGCATCGCTCGTTCGCTTACAAACCTGCATCGCTCGTTCGCTTACAAACCTGCATCGCTCGTTCGCTTACAAACCTGCATCGCTCGTTCGCTTACAAACCTGCATCGCTCGTTCGCTTACAAACCTGCATCGCTCGTTCGCTTACAAACCTGCATCGCTCGTTCGCTTACAAACCTGCATCGCTCGTTCGCTTTCAGCCAGTAGTGATCCAAAGCTCCCCTCCCAAACTTTTCTCATCTGATCTACACGATTCACGTAGGTCAACTATTTTGGATTCAAAACGGTGAATTTCACCAAAAGTGAACTAGTTTGcatacctggtgtgtgtgtgtgtgtgtgtgcgtgcttgcatgccctgtgtatgtgtgtgtgtgtgtgtgccctgtgtatgtgtgtactcaCCCTAAAGGAGATCTCCAGGTTCTCTCCTCCCCAAATGTCCATACCTGCGTCATACGTCCCTATCTCTTGGAAATAATCTCTGTCTATAGAAAACAACCCACCGGCCATGGTAGgagtcctggagagagaggggagaggagtggagagagggagagaggggaggggagtggagagagagagagagagagagagagagagagagagagagagagagagagagagagagagagagagagagggagagagggagggaggggagggagagagaggagagagagggagggagagagagtggagggagagagagtggagggagagagagggaaagtagtggagggagagagtggagggagagagagtggagggagagagagagagagagagagagagggagggagagagagagagagagagagagagagagagagagagagagagagagagagagagagagagagagagagagagagagagagagagagaga from Oncorhynchus masou masou isolate Uvic2021 chromosome 29, UVic_Omas_1.1, whole genome shotgun sequence harbors:
- the galnt1 gene encoding polypeptide N-acetylgalactosaminyltransferase 1, whose product is MAGGLFSIDRDYFQEIGTYDAGMDIWGGENLEISFRIWQCGGTLEIVTCSHVGHVFRKATPYTFPGGTGQIINKNNRRLAEVWMDQFKNFFYIISPGVTKVDYGDITSRSSLRQKLQCKPFSWYLENVYPDSQIPRHYYSLGEIRNVETNQCLDNMARKENEKVGIFNCHGMGGNQVFSYTANKEIRTDDLCLDVSKLNGPVMMLKCHHLKGNQLWEYDPMKLTLIHVNSNQCLDKASEEDSQVPSVRDCTHTRSQQWLLRNVTLPEIF